A genomic region of Mycobacterium senriense contains the following coding sequences:
- a CDS encoding LLM class flavin-dependent oxidoreductase codes for MKISLFYEFALPRPWAPDDEHVMLQDCLNEVEAADKAGFSTVWLTEHHFLEEYCHSTAPEIFLAAASQRTKNIRLGFGIMHLPPVVNHPARVAERIATLDLLSNGRVEFGTGESSSVGELGGFNIDPADKRAQWEEALEVSIRCMIEEPFTGFNGEHVQMPARNVVPKPLQKPHPPVWVACTRPASVQMAAQKAIGALSFAYTGPGPLTERVNGYYKEFEENGVPVTPRINPNILAIGGDLSMMVAKTDEQALQRLGQGGGFFSFGIMHYYMTGVHTPGRTGVWKRYLEEVEKDPTLAYGPGQGAIGSPATVREFLRGYEESGVDEIILLLNPRSHEGTMESIELMGKEVLPEFIERDAKAVTEKAKRLEPVIEKVEARRPKSTAPQFDENYSFGGLPTGRGGKFTASEIPEAMAEINEGRVQAAQRAKDQQK; via the coding sequence TTCTCCACCGTGTGGCTGACCGAGCACCACTTCCTCGAGGAGTACTGCCACTCGACGGCACCGGAGATCTTCTTGGCCGCGGCCAGCCAGCGCACCAAGAACATTCGCCTGGGATTCGGCATCATGCACCTGCCGCCGGTGGTCAACCACCCCGCCCGGGTGGCCGAGCGCATCGCCACCCTCGACCTGCTGTCCAACGGCCGCGTCGAATTCGGTACCGGCGAGTCGTCGTCGGTCGGTGAACTCGGCGGATTCAACATCGACCCCGCCGACAAGCGCGCGCAGTGGGAAGAAGCCCTCGAGGTCTCGATCCGCTGCATGATCGAAGAGCCGTTCACCGGGTTCAACGGCGAACACGTCCAGATGCCCGCCCGCAACGTCGTTCCCAAGCCGCTGCAGAAGCCGCACCCTCCGGTCTGGGTCGCCTGCACGCGGCCGGCCAGCGTGCAGATGGCCGCCCAAAAGGCGATCGGCGCATTGAGTTTTGCCTACACCGGCCCAGGACCCCTCACCGAGCGGGTCAACGGTTACTACAAGGAGTTCGAGGAGAACGGCGTGCCGGTCACTCCCCGGATCAACCCGAACATCCTGGCCATCGGCGGGGACCTGTCCATGATGGTGGCCAAGACCGACGAGCAGGCGTTGCAGCGGCTCGGGCAGGGTGGCGGCTTCTTCTCGTTCGGCATCATGCACTACTACATGACCGGGGTACACACGCCGGGGCGCACCGGAGTCTGGAAGCGCTATCTGGAAGAGGTGGAGAAGGATCCGACGCTGGCGTACGGGCCCGGCCAGGGTGCCATCGGCTCTCCGGCCACGGTGCGCGAGTTCCTGCGCGGCTACGAAGAAAGCGGCGTCGACGAAATCATCTTGCTGCTCAACCCACGCAGTCACGAGGGCACCATGGAATCCATCGAGCTGATGGGCAAAGAGGTGCTTCCCGAATTCATCGAGCGGGACGCAAAGGCCGTGACGGAAAAGGCGAAACGGCTGGAGCCTGTCATCGAAAAGGTGGAGGCGCGCCGCCCGAAATCGACTGCACCACAATTCGACGAGAATTACTCGTTTGGTGGACTCCCGACCGGTCGCGGCGGTAAGTTCACCGCCAGCGAGATCCCCGAAGCCATGGCGGAGATCAACGAGGGTCGCGTGCAGGCGGCGCAGCGCGCAAAGGACCAGCAGAAGTAG
- a CDS encoding coniferyl-alcohol dehydrogenase — MGDIDELWRYDGRRAVVTGCASGIGEHVVRQLIELGAEVIGLDKRRPDFAMDEFHEVDLADQTSIESAVGAVTGQVDALFNVAGVSSGIGDPPLVVTINFLGMRHITEALIPQMAAGSSIVSVSSLAAAAYREHLQQVAPLLDTAGMRDGIDWCESHPDALGTGYQLSKEAIILYTMRSATPLGARGIRINCTGPGVTETPILDQLRTAYGQGFLDDIPKPLGRVSGPAEQAAVLLFLNSNAASYISGQILWVDGGNVGAAIARELEEGRAPWPL, encoded by the coding sequence TTGGGAGACATCGACGAGCTGTGGCGCTACGACGGCCGCCGGGCGGTGGTGACCGGATGTGCTTCCGGCATCGGCGAACACGTGGTGCGCCAGCTCATTGAGCTTGGTGCCGAGGTCATCGGGTTGGACAAACGGCGACCGGACTTCGCGATGGACGAGTTCCATGAGGTCGACCTGGCCGACCAAACGTCGATCGAGTCGGCGGTCGGCGCGGTGACGGGTCAGGTCGATGCACTGTTCAACGTTGCGGGCGTATCGTCCGGGATCGGCGATCCGCCACTCGTCGTGACCATCAACTTCCTGGGCATGCGCCACATCACCGAAGCGCTCATCCCCCAGATGGCCGCGGGATCGTCCATCGTGAGCGTGTCCTCGCTTGCGGCGGCCGCGTACCGCGAGCACCTGCAACAGGTGGCGCCGTTGCTCGACACCGCCGGCATGCGGGACGGCATCGATTGGTGCGAAAGCCATCCCGATGCGCTGGGCACCGGCTACCAACTGTCCAAGGAAGCGATCATCCTGTACACCATGCGCAGCGCAACGCCGCTGGGCGCGCGCGGAATCCGCATCAACTGCACCGGACCCGGGGTCACCGAGACGCCGATCCTGGACCAGCTGCGCACGGCGTACGGACAGGGCTTCCTCGACGACATTCCCAAGCCGCTGGGCCGCGTCTCCGGTCCCGCCGAGCAGGCCGCGGTGCTGCTCTTCCTGAATAGCAATGCCGCCAGCTATATTTCGGGCCAGATTCTGTGGGTCGACGGCGGAAACGTGGGCGCAGCGATCGCTCGCGAACTCGAGGAAGGGCGTGCTCCGTGGCCACTGTGA